GCTACGATATTTTCAAGAAATGGAGGTCGATCATGAAGGCAGCTTATCTTCACGTTCCATTTTGTCAACAAATCTGTCACTATTGCGATTTTAGCAAGGTGTTTATTGAAAATCAGCCGGTAGACGATTATCTCAATGCGCTGCACGATGAGGTCGAAGCCACATTGCGGCTTTCCCCGCCAGATGCGCCTTTACATTCTATTTTTATCGGTGGAGGAACACCGACTGCGCTCGAAATTAGCCAGCTTAAGAAACTCTTATCGACGGTACAGGAGCTCGTGCTTCCTATCTGTGAAAGTGATGCGGAGTTTACTGTAGAGGCCAACCCGAACGACCTAAACTTAGCGACACTGCGTGAATTGAAAGCAGGGGGAGTAAATCGGCTTAGTATCGGTCAGCAAGCGTTTCAAGATGCCATTTTGCAAACGATTGGTCGAACGCACCGAGCCCATGATATTGTCGATGTTGTTGAACGGGCGCGAAAAGTAGGTATAGAGCAGATTTCCATTGATTTAATGTACGGATTGCCAGGACAAACCGTCGCAGATTGGGAAGAGTCTCTGCAAAAAGCCATTGCTTTAAATGTTGACCATATCTCCGCTTATTCATTACAGGTCGAGCCCAAAACGGTATTTTACAATTTACACATGCGTGGAAAGCTACCGTTGCCACCTGAGGACGATGAAGCTGATATGTTTGAGCTGCTTACGGAGCGGTTGACAGAAGCAGGTTTTGCACAGTACGAAATCAGTAACTTTGCGCAGCCGGGGTGTGAAAGCAGGCACAACTTGACGTATTGGAATAACGATGAGTATCTAGGTGCAGGCGCAGGTGCTCACGGCTATATTCAAGGGGTCAGAACAGTGAATATCCGCCCTGTGGCTAAATATATTGAAGGGGTTCGAGCAGGGAGTCCGCATCTTGAAATGCATACTGTGACCGTGCGCGAACGAATGGAAGAAGAGCTTTTTCTTGGTCTTCGTAAGAGTGAAGGTGTTTCATATGAACGATTCAAAGGCAAATTCGGTATGGAAATGCCAGATCCTTTTCAGAATACGATCCAGACATTTATTGAGAAAAAGCTGCTGACTGAAGTGAATGGTTCAGTCAAACTAACGGATGAAGGTCGACTGTTAGGAAATGAAGTATTCCAATCCTTCTTAGGCTTGGACCTTCCTGTGTAAAGTTCAAAACTTTTCGTGCGTGAGCGTTGACAATGAACTATCGATTTTGGTAGGTTATTATTAGATTTAGCACTCAAGTATTTAGAGTGCTAACAGAGGTGATGACTGGTATGGAAATGACGGAAAGACAGTTGTTCATCTTACAGGCAATCATCGAAAATTATATTGAAACGGCTCAGCCAGTAGGATCACGAACTTTAGCAAAATCGGGTTTAGTCGATTTTAGCGCAGCAACCATTCGTAATGATATGGCAGATCTTGAGGAGCTTGGCTACTTAGAAAAAACCCACAGTTCTTCAGGGCGTGTGCCTTCAGAAAAAGGCTATCGTTTTTACGTAGACTATTTATTAAGACCTGCATCATTAAAGCCATCAGAAAGAGAAGGCATTTCTGCGCTGTTTGATCATGACTTTTATGAATTTGAAAAGGTGATTCAAGAAGCTGCTCGCATTATGTCGATGTTGACCAACTATACGTCAATTGTGCGTGGGCCAGAGATGTATTCAGCTACATTAAAGCAAATTCAATTCATCCCTGTATCAAACACGCACGCAGTGGCGATTATGGTGACAGATACAGGCTTTATCAAACATCAGACAGTCTCGATTCCAAAAGATATTGAGCTGAATGATTTGGAGCGCCTTGTCAACCTATTAAACGATCGGTTAACAGGGGTGCCGATCACAAATCTCTATAACCAGATTTTAAAAGAAAAAGAGCGGCTGCTTTTATATCACTTAGAGCATTCTACAGAGCTTTATCACCTGTTTGGGCATCTATTTGGGCTCCCTCTGCATGCAAAGTTATATTTCAGCGGTAAAGAAAACCTGTTTACCCAGCCTGACTTCCATGATATTGAAAAGTTGCAGGCGTTATACTCTATGATTGAAAAGGAAGAGCCGTTGTATGAACTAATGAAGCAGCCAGAGGGTGATGGAGAAGGCATCCGTGTTCGCATTGGCCGTGAGAATCTATTCTCTGAGATGGCATATTGCAGTTTAATTACCGCTACCTTCTCCATCGATGGCGAGCAAACAGGCACAATTGCCATGCTTGGGCCAACCCGGATGGAATATGGAAGAGTGATTAGTCTGCTCGATTTCTTTTCAGTAGATTTACAAAATGTTATTAAGCGTCAGCAGACAGAATAACTGACAGCCATCTTCAGGAGGTGTTTTAGTTGAAGAAAGATGTGGTAAATGAGCAAGAGACCGAAGAGCTATACGATAACACTGATGAAGAAATGAACGAAGGTGTGACTATAGACAATGTGTCAGAAAATGAAACGGAAACAACCGAGCAAGGCGCACCTGAAGACATTCTAGCAGTGGAGATCGAAGCACTTCAAAAAAAGCTCGAAGAAACCGAGCAACGCTTGCTGAGAGTGCAAGCAGATTATGATAACTACCGTCGCCGAACTAAAAACGAAGCGATTGCGCAAGAAAAATATCGTGCGCAAAGTCTTGTAACGGATTTGCTGCCGGTTCTTGACAATTTTGAAAGAGCCTTAGCAGTTGACAGCACATCCGAAGAAGTAGCGAACGTTTTAAAAGGCGTCGATATGGTATATCAACAAATGAAGCAGTCTCTTGAAAAAGAGGGTGTCACCGAAATTGAGTCAGTGGGACAACAGTTTGACCCGAATGTCCATCAAGCGGTGATGCAAGTCTCTGAAGAGGGAATCGCTTCAGGTGAAGTGGTCGAGGAATTGCAAAAAGGTTATACACTAAAGGATCGCGTCCTGCGACCATCTATGGTAAAAGTTAACGAATAATAAAACCAGTCGAATTCAAGGAGGAAATGCACAATGTCAAAAATTATTGGGATCGATCTAGGGACAACAAACTCTTGTATTGCTGTTATGGAAGGCGGAGAAGCGAAGGTTATTCCGAACCCTGAAGGTAACCGAACAACACCATCTGTCGTCTCCTTTAAAAATGGTGAGCGCCAGGTTGGTGAAGTCGCGAAGCGCCAAAGCATTACGAACCCAAATACAATTCAATCAATTAAACGCCATATGGGTACAGACTACACGGTGGAAATTGAGGGAAAAGCATACACGCCGCAAGAAGTATCTGCTATTATTTTGCAGAGCTTGAAATCCTATGCTGAAGATTATCTTGGCGAAACGGTAAGTGAAGCTGTCATTACTGTTCCTGCTTATTTTAACGACGCAGAGCGTCAAGCGACAAAAGATGCTGGGAAAATTGCCGGTCTTGAAGTCAAACGAATCATTAACGAGCCGACAGCTGCAGCGCTAGCTTACGGCATTGATAAAGAAGATGAAGATCAGACTATTTTAGTTTACGACCTCGGTGGTGGTACGTTTGACGTTTCTATCTTGGAAATTGGCGACGGTACGTTTGAAGTTGTTTCTACAGCTGGTGACAATCGTCTTGGTGGAGATGACTTCGATGATGTAGTCATCAACCATTTAGTCAGCGAGTTTAAAAAGGAAAATGGCGTTGACCTTTCCAAAGATAAAATGGCGATGCAACGTTTAAAAGATGCTGCTGAAAAGGCGAAAAAAGACTTGTCTGGTGTAACTCAGACACAAATTTCTCTACCATTTATCACAGCGGATGAAAGTGGACCAAAGCACCTTGAATTGAATCTAACACGTGCTAAGTTTGAGGAGTTGTCTTCTGAACTCGTAGAACGGACAATGGTTCCGACACGTAAAGCACTCAGTGACGCAAAAATGAGTCCAAGTGATATCGACAAAGTGATTTTAGTCGGTGGGTCTACACGGATTCCAGCGGTTCAAGAAGCCATCAAAAAAGAAACTGGCAAAGATCCACATAAAGGCGTTAACCC
Above is a genomic segment from Litoribacterium kuwaitense containing:
- the grpE gene encoding nucleotide exchange factor GrpE, whose amino-acid sequence is MVNEQETEELYDNTDEEMNEGVTIDNVSENETETTEQGAPEDILAVEIEALQKKLEETEQRLLRVQADYDNYRRRTKNEAIAQEKYRAQSLVTDLLPVLDNFERALAVDSTSEEVANVLKGVDMVYQQMKQSLEKEGVTEIESVGQQFDPNVHQAVMQVSEEGIASGEVVEELQKGYTLKDRVLRPSMVKVNE
- the hemW gene encoding radical SAM family heme chaperone HemW, whose translation is MKAAYLHVPFCQQICHYCDFSKVFIENQPVDDYLNALHDEVEATLRLSPPDAPLHSIFIGGGTPTALEISQLKKLLSTVQELVLPICESDAEFTVEANPNDLNLATLRELKAGGVNRLSIGQQAFQDAILQTIGRTHRAHDIVDVVERARKVGIEQISIDLMYGLPGQTVADWEESLQKAIALNVDHISAYSLQVEPKTVFYNLHMRGKLPLPPEDDEADMFELLTERLTEAGFAQYEISNFAQPGCESRHNLTYWNNDEYLGAGAGAHGYIQGVRTVNIRPVAKYIEGVRAGSPHLEMHTVTVRERMEEELFLGLRKSEGVSYERFKGKFGMEMPDPFQNTIQTFIEKKLLTEVNGSVKLTDEGRLLGNEVFQSFLGLDLPV
- the hrcA gene encoding heat-inducible transcriptional repressor HrcA — its product is MEMTERQLFILQAIIENYIETAQPVGSRTLAKSGLVDFSAATIRNDMADLEELGYLEKTHSSSGRVPSEKGYRFYVDYLLRPASLKPSEREGISALFDHDFYEFEKVIQEAARIMSMLTNYTSIVRGPEMYSATLKQIQFIPVSNTHAVAIMVTDTGFIKHQTVSIPKDIELNDLERLVNLLNDRLTGVPITNLYNQILKEKERLLLYHLEHSTELYHLFGHLFGLPLHAKLYFSGKENLFTQPDFHDIEKLQALYSMIEKEEPLYELMKQPEGDGEGIRVRIGRENLFSEMAYCSLITATFSIDGEQTGTIAMLGPTRMEYGRVISLLDFFSVDLQNVIKRQQTE
- the dnaK gene encoding molecular chaperone DnaK, translated to MSKIIGIDLGTTNSCIAVMEGGEAKVIPNPEGNRTTPSVVSFKNGERQVGEVAKRQSITNPNTIQSIKRHMGTDYTVEIEGKAYTPQEVSAIILQSLKSYAEDYLGETVSEAVITVPAYFNDAERQATKDAGKIAGLEVKRIINEPTAAALAYGIDKEDEDQTILVYDLGGGTFDVSILEIGDGTFEVVSTAGDNRLGGDDFDDVVINHLVSEFKKENGVDLSKDKMAMQRLKDAAEKAKKDLSGVTQTQISLPFITADESGPKHLELNLTRAKFEELSSELVERTMVPTRKALSDAKMSPSDIDKVILVGGSTRIPAVQEAIKKETGKDPHKGVNPDEVVSVGAAIQGGVLAGDVKDVVLLDVTPLSLGIETMGAVTTKLIERNTTIPTSKSQIFSTAADNQTAVDIHVLQGEREMAADNKTLGRFQLTDIPPAPRGIPQIEVTFDIDANGIVNVRAVDKGTNKEQSITIQSSSGLEEEEIEKMVKEAEENAEADKKRREEVDLRNESDQLIFTTEKTLKDLEGKVEEEEVTKANEAKDALKEALEGTDNDAIKEKKDALQEIVQQLSVKLYEQAAQEAQAQQENGESQDDNVVDADYEEVKDDNKDSKQ